One stretch of Castor canadensis chromosome 14, mCasCan1.hap1v2, whole genome shotgun sequence DNA includes these proteins:
- the LOC141416487 gene encoding small ribosomal subunit protein eS27-like: MDVKCSGGYKITTAFSHVQTVLLCTGCSTVQCQPTGGKARLMEGCLSGRKQNY; encoded by the coding sequence ATGGATGTAAAATGTTCAGGTGGCTACAAGATTACCACAGCTTTCAGCCATGTGCAAACAGTGCTTCTTTGTACAGGATGTTCAACAGTGCAGTGTCAGCCTACAGGAGGAAAAGCCAGGCTCATGGAAGGTTGCTTGTCTGGGAGAAAGCAGAACTACTAA